The Leptospira licerasiae serovar Varillal str. VAR 010 genome segment GAAACATGTTCCACCTGCATTATATACTGATTATTCGGTTTTTCTTCCAGAACCTCGCACTCTAATTCGACGTATCTAGCGAGTAATTTGTACAAAACAATATGAGCATTCAGCTTAAATTGTTCGGCCATTCGACCTTGTACTAAAATTTTTGTGGCGTCTTTGTTGACGGAGAGGAGTTGAACGGATTCATGAGTTTCCGTATCCCTTACGAGTAGATCTGTTTTAAGTAGAAATTTTCCAATGATATGGAGTCTTTTACCAGGATCTGTGATGAACTCTTTATCTCTTTGTTTCCTTTGAACCTTTTCCATTAAATTCCTAGGTCGATCGGATTCCGGCGGAAAATTATCTTGATTCCAGCCTTTGGCTTCGTTTTGATGTAATAGGTAAGGTACACTAATGTCAAACCAATCTTACCGAGACTCCCAATTTTTAGACGGCCTATCCGGCGAAGAACTTTTCAGCATGCAAATCGGGCTCACTTATCGGGACTTTTTAGTCCTGCCCGGTTTTATCGATTTCAATCCTTCCGAAGTTGAACTAGAGACTAGATTAACTAAAAAGATCAAACTTAAGAAGCCGTTCGTAAGTTCCCCAATGGACACTGTGACCGAGTCCTCCATGGCTATCGCACAGGCCCTTATGGGAGGGATAGGAATTATCCATTACAATAATACTGTAGAAGAACAGGTTGCTGAAGTCAGCAAAGTGAAACGTTTCGAAAACGGTTTCATTTCCGACCCGGTTGTTCTCGGACCCAAAAATACGATCCATGATCTGGACAGGATTAAAGAAACTTTAGGATTCACCGGAATTCCGATCACTGCAGACGGGACCAGAAATTCTAAATTGGTTGGGATTGTAACTAATCGAGACATCGATTTCGAAAGAGATCGTTCCATTCCAGTCGAAAAAGTAATGACCACGGATGTGATTACAGGAAAAGCAGGAATCACTTTAAAAGAAGCGAACGATATCATCAAAAAAGAGAAGATCGGAAAACTTCCTATCATAGACAAAGACGGAAAACTTATCTCTTTAGTAAGTCGTTCCGATCTGAAAAAGAACAAGGAATTCCCGGACTCATCCAAGGATGAGAACAAAAGGCTCAGATGCGGCGCTGCGGTATCCACCTTACCTGAATCTAGGGACAGAGTCGCTGCACTGTATGAGGCCGGAGTGGATGTGATCATCATAGACTCCGCTCAAGGAAACTCGATCTATCAGATTGAGATGCTCCAATTCATTAAGTCCAATTTTAAGAATCTAGAAGTGATTGGCGGTAACGTGGTCACTCGAGGCCAAGCCGAAAATCTGATCGGTGCTGGTGCGGACGGACTTAGGATCGGAATGGGCCCAGGTTCCATCTGTATTACCCAAGACACAATGGCTGTGGGAAGAGCCCAAGCAACTGCTGTATACCAGACTGCTGCCCACGCGGCAAAACATGATGTTCCCGTAATCGCTGACGGTGGAATTTCCAATATTGGAGATATCGCAAATGCTTTGGCAATCGGAGCTTCCGCATGTATGATGGGCTTTATGTTCGCTGGAACTTCTGAGGCTCCAGGTGAGTATTTTTATGAAAATGGAATACGTCTCAAGAAATATCGGGGAATGGCAAGTATAGAGGCCATGAAAGCCGGTGGAGACAAACGGTATTTCAATGAAGGCCAAAAAGTAAAAGTGGCCCAAGGAGTCAGCGGCTCAGTAGTGGATAGAGGTTCGATTCTGAATTTTATTCCATATTTAAGCCTGGGATTACGACTTTCTTTTCAGGATATGGGATTCCGTTCCGTCCAAGATTTACATCAAGGTCTCCGAGAAGGAAAACTCAGATTCGAAAGAAGGAGCGAGTCCGCTCAAGCCCAAGGTTCCGTTCATAGTCTTTACTCTTATAGTGCACCTAGTTTGAGAGCAGAATGATAGAACCCTTGGGTTTGCCGGGAAGGAAAGGTTTTGAAAAAGTTTCATCTTATTTCGATAATCCTAATATTCCCGATTTTTATGACTGGGGAAATTTCCCACGCTCAGGCCCCGCCAGATAAGGCAAGAGTCGCTCAGGAACTCGTAGCTAGACTAGACCAAGCGCTCCTAAAGACGGATGGTTTAGTTAAAGCAAACCTGATACTGATCAAAAAGACGGGGGATTCCTGGACCTGGGATATTAGTATTTTCAGAAAGGGAGAAGATTCTCTCTCCCTATTCGAAAGTAAAGGACGCGGTCTAGAATATAAGATCTTATTTAAGGAAGACGGAGAATTGATCTTCGCCTTCAATGCACTTTCCCGTAAAATTTTCAAAAAGAACGACGAAGAAAAATACGAAAACCATCTGAATACAGGATTCAGTTTTGTGGATCTGGCGGGAACTTCTTACCAAGCGAATTATAATCCTATCGTACAAAGCGATTTGGACATCGCAGGAAAGAAGATGAAACGAGTAGCGCTTCGACCTATTGTTCCTTATTTTTATTCCAAACTCATCCTACTTTTGGAACCGGACACATTGAGACCGATCCGTTTGGATTTTCATGATAAAGACGGGGTACTTTATAAAACCATGAATATAAAGTATGGTCCAGTTAAGGTAAAAGCAAAACAAAAGGTCACAAAAGAAGATATAGTCAGTA includes the following:
- a CDS encoding outer membrane lipoprotein-sorting protein; this translates as MTGEISHAQAPPDKARVAQELVARLDQALLKTDGLVKANLILIKKTGDSWTWDISIFRKGEDSLSLFESKGRGLEYKILFKEDGELIFAFNALSRKIFKKNDEEKYENHLNTGFSFVDLAGTSYQANYNPIVQSDLDIAGKKMKRVALRPIVPYFYSKLILLLEPDTLRPIRLDFHDKDGVLYKTMNIKYGPVKVKAKQKVTKEDIVSRLEMLDLNTGAISVLEYTEVDRDVKPDPSLFELDNLNRL
- the guaB gene encoding IMP dehydrogenase, whose protein sequence is MSNQSYRDSQFLDGLSGEELFSMQIGLTYRDFLVLPGFIDFNPSEVELETRLTKKIKLKKPFVSSPMDTVTESSMAIAQALMGGIGIIHYNNTVEEQVAEVSKVKRFENGFISDPVVLGPKNTIHDLDRIKETLGFTGIPITADGTRNSKLVGIVTNRDIDFERDRSIPVEKVMTTDVITGKAGITLKEANDIIKKEKIGKLPIIDKDGKLISLVSRSDLKKNKEFPDSSKDENKRLRCGAAVSTLPESRDRVAALYEAGVDVIIIDSAQGNSIYQIEMLQFIKSNFKNLEVIGGNVVTRGQAENLIGAGADGLRIGMGPGSICITQDTMAVGRAQATAVYQTAAHAAKHDVPVIADGGISNIGDIANALAIGASACMMGFMFAGTSEAPGEYFYENGIRLKKYRGMASIEAMKAGGDKRYFNEGQKVKVAQGVSGSVVDRGSILNFIPYLSLGLRLSFQDMGFRSVQDLHQGLREGKLRFERRSESAQAQGSVHSLYSYSAPSLRAE